TGAAACCACTACCCCAAATGAGATTTTTGTCACTATAGATTGAgttgcattttatataaatggatcaTATAGTATGTAGGCTTTGTGTGGTTTTGCTCAGGATGACtttagattcatccatgttatcacaTGCATCAGTAGCTTgtccctttttattgctgagtagtattccactgtactgatatgctacattttatttattcatccctGTTGATGGACATGTTAATGAGTCTATTATTCACACATCAAGGGTGACTCCAAATGTGATGtcatttcttttatattcaaCCTCATTTTCAAGTGGTCAAGCAGTCCCTAAGCAACAGCTCAGTGCCTAACACTGCAGTAGTTTCTAGGCTGACTTGCCAAACTTCCACAGACCCAGTCAAGAAGGAGACAATGAGTCCAGTGGGTTCAGATAGTTTATTATTTACACAGACAGCAAAAGCAAGATGGTGTCTGCTCCCATGTCCCCAGCCCAGCAGGATGATGATGAATCATAGCTCATGATGATGAAGATAGCTCAAGTGGTGGACTGCTCTGCCATGGAGCCAAATCCAAACTACAGCCAAGGTGTTTTATAGACTTACACAGAAGTCTGCAGCTGTACCATAAGTCAGAATAAAGTGGAAAGTTCTGTGCTCAACTGAAATTAGAGAAGTTGATGAGAAATGGCCTTGTAGCAGTCTCCCAAAAAATAGGGATGAGAAACTGCCTTACAGTAGCTCCTTCCCAGGCATATCGCCTTTTGCATCAGGAGCAATCACAGGGCATTCTACTGAAAAGTGGGGAAATAGATTTTGGGGGTGCCTGACTGCAATATACATAGCCTACATGGAGACGTGCATGGTTGCCAAGATACCATGGCAGACCATTCCTACACTCATCATATGCCAtaatgacatcttttttttttttcttttcttttttgtttttttagatggagttttgcttttattacccaggctggggtgcagtggcactatctcagctcactgcaacctccgcctcccgggttcaagtgattctcctgcctcagccccctgagtagctggcattacaggtgcctgccaccacgcccggctcattttttgtatttttagtagagacggggtttcatcatgttggccggactggtctcgaactcttgacctcaggtgatccacccgcctcggccttccaaagagcagggattacaggcgtgagccactgcacctggcttccaTAATATCTTAAGTCACATGCCATAACAACAAAAATGCACTAAAAAATGACTAGCAGAATGAATTTGTGTAATTCACTGAGCTTGAAATTtctcacataaaataaaagtagcaCCTAAATGAATTCCAAGGTCACTTCTATGTCATTTGAATCAATTCAGAATTGTGACTGTACCAAATGCTTGTCATTAAATTCATCATGCTAGGTGCATACAACCTGATAGTCAGGTTTCACCTCAATAAATTATATACTTTTCCTCAAGTCTTCCTATTACAAACAGCATAGCAAATAAGAACTAAAGAAGTAAACTGtttaggtttcctttttttttttttttttgagacggagtttcgctcttgttgcccaggctggagtgcaatggcaccatctcggctcactgcaacatctgccccctgggttcaagcgattctcctgcctcagcctcccaagtagctgggattacagtcatgcaccaccacacccggctaattttttattttttttagtagagacagggtttctccatgtcggtcaggctagtcctgaactcctgacctcaggtgatccgcctgccttggcctcccaagtgctgggattacaggcgtaagccaccgcgcctggccatttgtTTAGGTTTCTAAGAAATTTCTCAGGAATACTGTCCTCCTTGGAGGTTCTATGTGATCTCTCTTTGACAATTACTGGAAAAATGATGGCAACTGAGAGAGCTGCCTCAAGATATCATCACTCAGGTACGACATATTCCATAATGGTGGGCCATCTCCAAACAAAGCTAACACTTTGCACTTTGCAGGTTCTGTCGTGGAGATTAGCTATTCCAGGGCCAGCCCCAAAGACCAAAGACCATAGCTCCACACGGGAGCTATATTACATCATCATAATGACCCAGATAGGTACCAAACTCTCTGGGTgatagttttaatttaatttaattcattcattagttttaataattattttattgtgttctaatgtttttactcttttaaaaccttctggctgggtgcagtggctcatgcctataatcccagcactttgggaagccaaggcaggcagatcacttaaggtcaagagtttgagaccagccaggccaaaatggtgaaaccctgtctttactaaaaatacaaaaaattagtcggatgtggtggtgcatgcctgtaatcccagctactccggaggctgaggcaggagaatcgcttgaacctgggaggtggggattgcagtgagctgagttcgtgccactgcactccaacctgggtgacagagcgagactctgtctcaaaaataaattaattaattaattaaaccacttcaaaaagaaaaaacaaaatgtctggtgtgatggctcacgcctgtaatcctagcactttgggaggccgaggcaggtgtatcacttgaggtcaggagttcgagaccagcttggccaacacagtgaaaccccatctctattaaaaatacaaaattaccatcctggctaacacagtgaaaccccgtctctactaaaaatacaaaaaattagccgggcttggtggcgggtgcctgtagtcccagctactcaggaggctgaggcaggagaatggcgtgaacccgggaggcggagcttgcagtgagccgagatcgcgccactgcactccagcctgggtgacagagcgagactccgtctcaaaaaacaaaacaaacaaacaaacaaaaaacaaaattagccgggcatgatggtgtgcgtctatagtcgcagctactcgggaggctaaggcaggagaatcgcttgaacccgggaggcagaggttgcagtgagctgagatcgtgccactgcactccagcctgggcaacagagtgactccatctcaaaaaaaaaaaaacaaaacaaaacagaaacaccttcacaaaaagaaaaaaaaatttttttgagacagggtctcactctgatacccatgctggagtgtagtggtgtgatcaaggctcaccacaggctcaagcgatcctcccacctcagcctcccaagtagctgggaatacaggcacacaccaccatacctggctaagtttaaaattttttttttgtagaagtgggttttcactgttgcccaggctggtctcaaacttctgagctcacgcaatccgtctgcctcagcctctcagtgctgggattacaggcgtgggccactgttcccaacaattattgttattttagagacagtgtcttggtGTCATCTAGGGTGCCATGCAGTGGAGAGAtaatagctcagtgcagccttgaacttctgggctaaGTGATCCTCAAACTACTGCATAGCTAGAActacagtcacgcaccaccatATATACAtcgatttatttttttatagagacagtcttgctttgttgccaggctccTGGGAGATTTAATTCTATCACTGTACGCTTGGTTAAATAATTAGTTGGTGTGTACCAAAAAGCACTATCCGAAAACCCTCAGTATCTGGAAATACGTAAGAgtggggaacttttttttttagacaggctcGCGctcgctgtgtcacctaggctggagtgcaacctctgcctcccgggttcaagcaattctcctgcctcagcttccagagtagctgggactacaagcacgcaccgccacacccagctaatttttgtatttttagtggagaatgtgtttttgccacgttggccaggctggtcttgaactcctggcctcaagtgatccgcccaccttgagcctcccaaagtgctgggattacaggtgtgagccacagcacccagccaagagTGGGGAACATTTAAAATGGTAATCTTGAGAAGGCTGTTTAAGATGTTAAAGTTCCTTAATTTAGCCAGTGTGGTAATCAGCTGAGGGTGCTGAAGAGTGACCTATAATGAGGCTGGGTTTTGAACAGAATCTCACGTTAATACAAATGAGTTTACTATATTGTGTATTTATTATCAGGagcatttttttccctaaagataAGGCAGGGTATCAGCCTAAGGAGacgataggaaagaaaaaaatcgtttaaaaacttaaaaagacaataaaattgtaaaaatttttctaaaaagaaaaaataaaaaggcaggatCATCAAAGCAGCTTCTTTTCCCACGAAGTAGGCACGCCACATGTTTTTACCTTTTCTTAACTTCGAATCCTATcgccctttttttcttctttctttacagTCTAGAAGTCTGTGGGCTGTTTTGTTTGGCATGCAGTACTTTTAAAGTATTCATTAGTGGCCAATATTTAGAAGGAAAGCTATAGCATTAAAACAGATTTCCAGggtttcctgaaaaaaaaaaatgttttttaaaggatTTGCTTTCCTAAAATGGCAACAGTCAGTGGAGGTGAGTAATGGCTGCCCCCTGGACAGGTGGGCTAGGTGCTGTCCAGTTCACTAGGTTTCCAACCAAGCCAGCTTTACTCATTAATGAACAATTGATGTTCCATTTGTCTGTCATTCCTGCTCAGTAGCTTATGTCTCCTAGCCATTGGGGCCAGACAGTGCCAATCCCTTTAGGAGCTTCAGACTAAGCTGTTATGACTATGCTACCAAGGAATAAGCCTGGTGAAGAAACAGGCTTTTCTGTTAGGCACAGGGCTTTCGGAGCTGAACAATTTCCCAGTCTGATGGAAGAGACTGACAACTACAGTATGGAGTAGTGGTCATGTACGTAcattaagagttatttatgatgAGTAAATAAAGGGAGCAACAGGGGACCAGAGGAGGTGAAATGAATAATTTTCACCTTGCCGTATTGACCTCAAGGGCCTAGAGAAGCGTCTAACTTAGACTTCTGGAGTAAGCTGAAGCCCAAAGGGTAAAGAGGCATATTAACACAAACGGTTaagtttcaggcagagggaatatCAGGTAAGGTGTGTGGTGGGGAAGAGACAATGAAAGTGGAGATACCTGGAGCAGAGGGTGACAAGAAGCGAAAAGTGAGAGATGAAGATTAAGGTACAAGCGAGGATCAATTTATGTCGTCTGAACTTTATCTTAGGGACAATGGGAAGCCCGTGATACTGTAAGTAAGGGTAAGTTTACTGGGACTCCGAATTGATTTGTTCAAGTTATACATAGGAACGGAACCAAAAAATGaactgctaatttttaaaattaattcctaATCAATGTACTATTACTTCCCCGCTGTCCCATGTTTATCGCTGACCCACCAATTCAAAGGACACGgcacatgtttctttttttttgagatggagtttcgctcctgttgcccaggctggagtgcaatggcatgatctcggctcactgcaacctccgactccagggttcaggcaattctcctgcctcagcctcccgagtagctgggattacaggcatgccccaccacgcccggctaattctgtatttttactagagacagggtttctccgtgttggtcaggctggtttcaaacccccgACCTAAgatgatcggcccgcctcggcctcccaaagtactggtattacaggcgtgagccaccgcgcccggcctgcggAAATGGCCTCAACGCTTCAACCGGAAGCAGAAACTGACCGCAGCAGGCGCCATCTAACGGCTGCTGGAGCAAAGCTACTGCCGGAAAGTCGCAACACCGGAAAAGGTCCGGCTGCTTCCGGTAAAAACCCAACAGAGCAGACGTTCAGAGGGCGAGTCTCGAAGATACGGCCAATTTGCCCAGCGCTCTGTGCTCCGCAACGAGGCATGCCCGCTTTTGCGCAGGCGCGAGAACTACGGCGCAGGCGCGGAGACTATTGCGCAGGCAAGTGCGTACGCAGAAGCGTGCGCGCGCCCGTTCAACGTCCGGAGCATCGGTCCAGTTTCGAGGGTAAAGCCTTTGGCGCAGTGATGGTGGACTTTTGTTCTCTAACTACAACTCCCAGCATACGTCACCCCTCACGTGGGCGCTAGGTGTGGTTTCGTGGGATAGGGTAAGGCAAGAATGAAATTACGATGACGTACCAAAGAAGAAAATAGTTGAATACGTTGTGTGAGCGGGTCGTTCACAGAAGCCCCAGTGGCCTAATGGATAAGGCATTGGCCTCCTAAGCCAGGGATTGTGGGTTCGAGTCCCATCTGGGGTGGcgtgaggctttttttttttggccttttctccttttccttttctaaacaaagcaaaatatgccaactcttttttttttttttttttttaaatgggaagtGTGTGCTTTTACTAGCTGGTGGGCTGCAATTTTCGAGAATCTGCACACTCCCATGTCCTTTCTCTGAGCCGCAGGTCCCCTGGGATTTGGGAAGACGTCAATACGTTGAATTTTGATATCCCTtctataaatcatttaaaaatgtcttctcaGCGTGTTCCATATCAAATCCACACCCACACCCCCCGCCGGGCCCACTTCTCCTGAGACTCAGCGGTTGGTCGGCTAACGGGCATCTTCAATGACGCAGTGAAGAAAACCCCTGTTTCCCCAAACCCTTGTTCTGGGTTAAAGGTTCTGGTACCGTCAGTTAACAGTCGGGTTTCGCTTGCTTTTGTTAGGGCGCCCCTGGGCCTTCGATTAATAAGGCTCGGTACAACGGACAAGTGAGCGGTTCCACTGCTCGTCAGTCGATAGGGGGAGTCGGTAGTCGGTCCGACCGTACCATTAGGCGCCTGGGCGGGAGGAGGGGTTTTGCAGGGTCGTAGGACGCCGTCGGGCACCAGGCTCGGAGAAGGACAGGAAAATGGCGGCCTTAGGGTCGCCGGCGCACACTTTTCGAGGACTTCTGCGGGAGTTGCGCTACGTGAGCGCGGCCACCGGCCGACCCTATCGCGACACCGCGGCCTATCGGTACCTTGTGAAGGCTTTCCGTGCACATCGGGTACGGGAGCCCTGTCCCGGGTGCTCTACgtgctggggagggaggaagagccgGGTCTGGGCTAGGGTGGGGAGCACGGTGTTTAATTGCTGCATTTCTGAGGCCATCCCTCCCACGGAGCCCTGGTTCTGACCAAACCAACCCAGGCCCTAGGCTCCATGCTCTGGCATAAACTCGGGGACCAAAGGACCGGCGGGGGCGCAGAGTCGCTCTGGGGACGTCAGCCTGTCCCGCAGAGGGGCGGACCGGTCCTGAAGGATTTCATTGGCTGGTCTGTTGCCTCTGCGGAGGGTAgtcaggaaagtggaatggagggaatgctGGGGATAAAAGAATGAAGATGGAGTTGAAGGGTGTACTGTCGCTAGACTTAAAGCCACAGCATCTGGCCAACAATTTCCTCACCCGTCCCCTAGAAAAGTTATTCTAAGAAGCATTTCTTTTTGAGGCGGAAAAGAACAACTGGGCTTTAGGGAAGGAAACTTGCTGCCCTTGAGCAATGTGGGGAAAGGGAGAACGATCAACTGTCGAATTTCTGAGCCATGGACGTCAGAATGTAAAATCTTAGAACTCAAATTCACCTAGTTTTTAAAAGGTGGCAACGTTAGGGGCTGTACTAGGAACCTGGTCTAAACAGGAAGAATCAGATGTACATGGGTTCTGTCCTTTAAGAAGCTTGCTGCCCACCTGAGGAGCCATACAGTAAAGTACTTAGGATAAATAAGTGCTCAAGGTGTAGACAACAGGAGCTGGGGTATAAAGAAGGGGTAGTTAGGGAAGGTTTTCTGGAGGAAATTAATCAGGGACCTGAAGGCTAATTTGGAGTTAGCAAGTAAATTGGGGTTAGGGTCCAGGTTTAAAAGCTACACAATTGAAAGCCCAAGGGGAGAAAAATTGCCAATTGAGAGTGGTTTAGCCCTAGGGTGTGGTGGGTGAAGTGGAGGTAGATGAAGTGGTAGGCCGAACAGGAATTTAAACTTTATTGTAAGTGTAATGGGAAGCCATTCTAAGATTGCgatcgcctcccaggttcaagtgattctcctgcctcagcctcccgagtagtacaGGCAGGGGACAtgcgacaccatgcccggctaattttgtatttttagtggagacggggtttctccatgttggttaggctggtcttgaactcctgacctcaggtgatccgcctgcctcggcctcccaaggtgttgtgattacaggcgtgaactaccaaACCTGGCCCCATTCTAAGATTTTTAAGGAGGTGACATGATTATAGTTGTACCTTATGGGGATAACATTATTACCCTTGAGAGAGACTTGGTAATGGTTCTGAAATTCATGGTACATTCTGGAAATACCACTCTGGAATGCACTTGAGCATGGGGGAAAtggtttctatttccttcaggcCCACAGCTAACTGAATAACCATCCCATTTTCTCTATCCTTTCCCTCTGGAGAAGGGATTCTATTAGGGAGAAacctcccctttctccacagGGAAAATACAGTGTTCTATTTCATTTGGTCTCTTTCGGGTTCTTGTGATCTATTTACTGTTTCCTGTCTATTGCTGACCCTTTTGTCCTCATGATTCAGGCTCAACTGAATCAAGAGCAGTAATCTATCCTATATTAACCTAGAATTCCCATGTCAAATTCCACAAATTTGGGCttatatattaatagaaatgGATGCTATGATTTGTTAATGCTTGACATTGGTGTTGATTtctcataaaatttaaattactaaAAAGTTAAATTTGTATTAAAGCAgattaattctgtttttaaacagCTAATGAATGTTGCTTTCAACATGATCTGCAGATCCTAAAACCCACATTCtaacagcatgggcaacatagtgtagTGAGACTTGCTctccaaaaaa
This window of the Pongo abelii isolate AG06213 chromosome 6, NHGRI_mPonAbe1-v2.0_pri, whole genome shotgun sequence genome carries:
- the FMC1 gene encoding protein FMC1 homolog isoform X2, producing MASTLQPEAETDRSRRHLTAAGAKLLPESRNTGKGPAASGKNPTEQTFRGRVSKIRPICPALCAPQRGMPAFAQARELRRRRGDYCAGKCVRRSVRAPVQRPEHRSSFEGHQ